GAGTTCGGCGATGCGCTCTTCGTCGATGCGGGCCTTGGTCAGATGATCGCGCATCTTCTCGTGATCAGGCGTGGCCAGCAGCGCGCCAATCGCGAACAGGTCGCGCTGGATCGGGACCAGCACCTCGTCGATGCGGGGCATGATCTCGATGGACCGGGCCAGCCCCAGTGCGGCATTGAGTTCGTCCACATCGCCGTAGGCTTCCACCCGGGGGTGGTCCTTGCCCACGCGGCCGCCGCCGAAGAGCGCGGTGCCGCCCGTATCGCCCGTACGCGTATAGATCTTCATGCCGAATACTAACGCAATATGGAGCAATACCTGAGCGATACTCATGCGTCCCGATGGCGACTACCTTTCCCCGCATGCCAACCCATCCCCTCCGCGACATCACCATCATCGGCGGCGGCCCCACGGGGCTATTCGCACTCTTTTATGCCGGTATGCGCGGCGCCTCCGCGCAGATCGTCGATGCCCTTCCGGAACTCGGTGGACAGCTCACGGCGCTGTATCCCGAGAAATACATCTTCGACGTGGCGGGCTATCCGAAGGTGTTGGCCAAGGATCTCGTCAAAGCGCTCACGGAGCAGGCATCGCAGTTTCATCAGGAAGCGGGACTGCCGGTGCATCTCACGCAGCGTGTGGTGGGGTTGGAGGAAGAGGACGGCCACTACGTACTCGTCACCGAGACCGATCGGTTCCCCACCAAGTCGGTGGTGATCGCGGCCGGCATCGGCGCGTTCAGTCCGCGCAAACTGCCGCAGGCTTTTGCCGCCGAATGGTATGGCCGCGGTGTGCATGCGCTGGTCTCGAATCCGGAAGGGTTCCGCGACCGCGATGTGCTCATCATCGGCGGCGGCGATTCGGCATTCGACTGGTGCGCCCAGCTGCGTGACCGTGCGAAGTCGGTGACGCTCATTCATCGCAGCGACCGTTTCCGCGCGCACGCGGCCACGGTGAACGAAGTGCAGGCCGCCGCCGCGCTCGGCGACGGACGCGTGAACATCTTCACGTTCCACGAGCTCGATGCCATTCACGGAGACACCACGATCGCCGGTGTGTCCATCAAGGACGTGAAGGCCAAGACGTCACGCGAGATCGCCTGCGACGTCATCCTGCCGATGCTGGGTTACGTCTCCGACCTCGGCACCCTGCTCGACTGGGGACTCAACATCGAGAAGGACGAGATCCTCGTCACGACGCAGATGGAAACGGGACGTCCGGGCATCTATGCGGCCGGCGACATCACCACGTATTCGGGCAAGCTCAAGCTCATCGCCACGGGTTTCGGCGAAGCCGCGATCGCGGTGAACCAGGCGGTGCACCATGTGTACCCGGAAAAGAAGGTGAATCCGGGACATTCGTCGAATCTGGCCATATTCGGGCAGAAGGACGATTGAAATCCCGGTTCAGATTTTCAGACGGGGTCAGAGGTCAGAGATCAGCCGGTCAGAACTGAGACGGATATAGGGAGCAGGAGGGAGTAGCCAGAGGTCAGAGATCTGAGCACTGACGGTCGAGGGTGTCGTGCGCGCCAAGGACTCCCTTCGTGTCAGTATGCAGCCTGCAAGCGAAGTGCTCGGACCTCTGACCTCTGGCCACTCCCTCCTGCTTCCTATATCCGTCTCAGTTCTGACCCTCTGACCTCTGAAAGCAGGCCTCTGATCATTTGGCCCTGACCCGCGGATCCACCTGCCCATATGCCACATCCGTGAGCAGGTTCACCACCACGAACACCACCGAGAGAAAGAGCACCGAGCCTTGCACGGCCGGCAGATCGCGGCGTGAGATGGCCATGACGACGTAGCGCCCGATGCCGGGCCAGGAGAAGATCGTCTCGGTGAGAATGCTGCCCGTGAGATAGGCGCCGAAGTCGAGTCCGATCACCGTCACCACGGGAATGAGTGCGTTGCGCAGGGCGTGGCGTATCACCACGGCACGTTCGCTGAGACCCTTGGCGCGGGCGGTGCGCACGAAGTCGGCGCCGAGTACCTCGAGCATGGCCGAGCGGGTGATGCGCGCGAGATAGGCGATGGAGCGTGAACCGAGTGCCAGAGCGGGGAGAACGAGAAATTCGGGGCGTCCGTATCCCGAGGCCGGAAACCATCGCAGTGAGACCGCGAAGAACAGGATCAGCAACAATCCGATCCAGTACACGGGGAACGAGATACCGAGATAGGTCGTGGCCAGCGCGACGCGGTCGAACCAGCCGTGTGGACGGATGGCGGCGAGGGTGCCGATACTGATGCCCAGTATCGTGGCGAGCAGCATGGCCGCGCCGGCGAGTTGCAGCGTCCGCGGGAAACGCTCCGCGATATCGGCGACGATGGGGCGATTGGTGATGTACGACCGACCGAGATCGCCGGAGAGAATGCCGGCCGCGTAGTGCGCGAACTGCGTGGGCAACGGATCGTCGAGCCGGAGTTCGGCGCGCAGCCGTTCGATCGTGGCCGCATCGGCGCGCTCGCCCACCATGGCCTGCACCGGATCGCCGGGGGCGACGTAGAGCAGCAGAAACACCACCACGAGCACCCCGAAGAGTGTCGGGATGGAGAGCAGCGCGCGACGCAGCAACAGGAGAGGCATGGGGCCTATTGACCGAGCGAGACCTTCGTCCAGCGCTGGCCATTGAAGATCACCGGCACTTCGAACCCCTTCACCCACGGCTGCACGGCGTACATCTCGTTGTAGAAGAAGAGCGGCACGAGCCCCATCTCGTTGTAGGCCAGCGAGTCGGCGCTGCGATAGAGCGCGGTGCGGCGCTGCCCGTCGGCCTCACGCCGGGCCTCGTCCACGAGACGGTCGAACGTGGGATTGCTGAAGAACGAGACGTTGCCGCCCGCGCCCTTGTTGGCCGTATGCAGCAACGGATAGAGGAAGTTCTCCGCGTCGGGGTAGTCGGCGTACCAGTCCTTGACGACGAGATCCGTCTGTCCGGCGCGCGCGGCGGCGCGCATGGCACTGGCATCGCGCTGCACGAGCTTGAGGCGGATGTTGGCGCCGCCGAGGTAGGCCTGCAGCGTCTGTGCGAGCCGCGGCCAGGGCGAGGTCTGCGAACTCCAGAGTTCGAGATCGATACCGTTGGGGTATCCCGCTTCCGCGAGCAGTCGCCGCGCCGCGAGCGTGTCGTAAGCGAGCGGTTTGCGCGCGCTGTCGAATCCGTCGAGCGACGGTGGGATGACGCCGGCCGCGACACTGCCACGTCCGGCGAGCAACTGTGCGAGCAGGGTTGGGGCGTCGATGGCATGCGCGAGTGCCTGCCGCACACGCACGTCCTTGAGCGGACCCCGCGTGGTGTTCACCCCGATGTACCAGAGACGCAGTGCCGGCGCGCTCACGAGATTGGCCCGACGCTCGTCGGTGTTCTCCCACGACTTCGTCTGTTCTTCCGGGATGTACAGAATGTCCACCGTGCCCGCTTCGAATTCGGCGACCGCCGTGGAGGGTTCGGGGATGATGCGGGCGAGCAGCGTGTCGAAGGCCGGTGCGCCGCTGTAGTACGCGGTGTTGCGCGCGAATTTGAGATAGTCGTCGTGCTTCCACTGCACGAGCTTCCACGGACCGGTGCCGATGGGCTTCTCGCTGAAATCGACGCCCACGTGATCGGGCAGGATGGCGGCCGCGGGCATCGCGAGCAGCTTGGGGAAGATCGCGAGCGGCTGTTCGAGCGTGATGACCACGGTGGTGTCGTCGGGTGTGTCGACACCGAGTTCGACATTCCTGCCCGCGGCCATCGCGCGGGCGCCGGCGATGGGGAAGAGCGGCCAGGTGGTGCCGGCCTGCGTGGCCGGACGCAGGAGACGCTGGAACGACTGGCTCACATGACGCGCGCGCAGCAGCGTACCGTCGTGGAACTGGACGCTGTCGCGCAGATGGAAGGTGTAGCGCAGGCCGTCGGGAGACACATCCCAGCTTCTGGCCAGCGCGGGCTCCACTTCACCGGCCGGCGTGAAGCGTGTCAGGCCGTCGAACAGATAGGCCACGGCACGCCCACTGGGCACATCGGTGGCCTTCGCCGGATCGAGCGACCGGGGGTCGTACCAGTCCCGCGAGTCCACCAGCGTATGACGTGTCGTGTTCCGGTCGTCGGCGCGCCGGCATCCCTGGACAACGAGCGCGAGCGCGGCCATCAGCGTGACAGTCGTCGTGATCGTCCGTAGGCGGGTGGTGGAGAGCGAAGCCGGTGTCATACCTGGTTGACTGGGTGTGTGTGCTGGTTGAGCTTTGTAGGCTATAGAACGTGCGTCTATCCGTCCATAACCTGACCTCCGCCGTCCGCGCGATCGGTGCTCCATTGTTAGCCCGTGTGGCTGCCCGCCGCGCGGTCGTATTTCCGGCTGTCTTCGCGCTGGTTTCCGCACTGGCCTGGCCGGCCGGTCCGCTCGCCGCGCAGGATCTGTCCTGCGAGCGTGGGGACCGGGAAGTTCGCACCCTGCGATTCTCCGGCAACCGGGAGTTTCCGGCTTCGGTACTGGCCGCCACGGTGGCCACGATGCCCTCGTCGTTCGCCGGCTTGCCGCTGGTGGGGGAACGGCGCTGTCTCGATCCGGTGGAATTCACCCGCGACGTGCAGCGGCTGGAGACGCTCTACCGCCGCCGCGGTTTCCCCGACGTGGCGGTGGATACCGTCGTGCGGACGGTGCGCGATGGCGTGATCGACATCACCTTCGCGGTGCGGGAAGGTGAGCCTATGCGCGTGGCCGCGTTTGCGCTGCGGGGCGTGGACAGTGATCCCGAATTGACCGCGGCGGCACGCGATTTCCCGATGAAAGTGGGTGGGCTGTTCGATCGCAGTGCGCTCGAAGCGGGACGGGACACGCTGGTGCGGCGCCTGCGCAATCATGGATGGCCACAGGCGGAGGCCCTGCTCGCCTACACGACACACACGGCCGAACGCACGGCCGATGTCGAGGTGACGCTGGTGCCGGGGGCGCGAGCCCGTATCGGTCACATCACACTGGACGTGGACACCAGCACGGGTCCGCGACGGGTGTCCGACGCCACCGTGCAGCGTGCGCTCGCCCTGCACAGCGGCGACTGGTACTCGGCCCGCGCGATCATCGATGCGCAGCGCAATCTCTATCAGACCGACGTGTTTCAGCGCGTGGATCTGCAGCCCGACAGCCTTCAGCCGCCGGGCGATACGATCGTCAATCTCACCGTGCGGCTGGTGGAAGGTGACCGCTGGGCCGCGCGGGGGGGATTGGGGTGGGCGACGCTCGATTGTTTCCGCGCCCAGGGGACGCTCACCGACCGGGATTTTCTCCCGATGGCGCAGCGTCTCGAACTGTCGGCGCGACTCAGCAAGATCGGGATCGGCGCCCCGCTGGACCAATTCCCCAATTTCTGCCAGGGGCAGGCACAATCCGATCCATACAGCCGCACGCTCAACTACAACACGTCGATGACGCTGCGGCAGCCGGTCCGCGCCAATCAGGCGCGCGTGCCGTCGCTGACCGTGTTCAGCTCCACGTTGTCGGAGTACAAGGCCTATCTGCGGCGCACGCCCATCGGCGGTGTGCTGTCGATCAGCGATCCCTTTGCCAGACGATCGTCCCCACGGTCTCCCAGCTCGCTGTCGTATCAACTGGAGCTCGGACGCACCGAGGCCGAACCGGCGTTC
The window above is part of the Gemmatimonas aurantiaca genome. Proteins encoded here:
- a CDS encoding ABC transporter permease, with the protein product MPLLLLRRALLSIPTLFGVLVVVFLLLYVAPGDPVQAMVGERADAATIERLRAELRLDDPLPTQFAHYAAGILSGDLGRSYITNRPIVADIAERFPRTLQLAGAAMLLATILGISIGTLAAIRPHGWFDRVALATTYLGISFPVYWIGLLLILFFAVSLRWFPASGYGRPEFLVLPALALGSRSIAYLARITRSAMLEVLGADFVRTARAKGLSERAVVIRHALRNALIPVVTVIGLDFGAYLTGSILTETIFSWPGIGRYVVMAISRRDLPAVQGSVLFLSVVFVVVNLLTDVAYGQVDPRVRAK
- a CDS encoding ABC transporter substrate-binding protein; its protein translation is MTPASLSTTRLRTITTTVTLMAALALVVQGCRRADDRNTTRHTLVDSRDWYDPRSLDPAKATDVPSGRAVAYLFDGLTRFTPAGEVEPALARSWDVSPDGLRYTFHLRDSVQFHDGTLLRARHVSQSFQRLLRPATQAGTTWPLFPIAGARAMAAGRNVELGVDTPDDTTVVITLEQPLAIFPKLLAMPAAAILPDHVGVDFSEKPIGTGPWKLVQWKHDDYLKFARNTAYYSGAPAFDTLLARIIPEPSTAVAEFEAGTVDILYIPEEQTKSWENTDERRANLVSAPALRLWYIGVNTTRGPLKDVRVRQALAHAIDAPTLLAQLLAGRGSVAAGVIPPSLDGFDSARKPLAYDTLAARRLLAEAGYPNGIDLELWSSQTSPWPRLAQTLQAYLGGANIRLKLVQRDASAMRAAARAGQTDLVVKDWYADYPDAENFLYPLLHTANKGAGGNVSFFSNPTFDRLVDEARREADGQRRTALYRSADSLAYNEMGLVPLFFYNEMYAVQPWVKGFEVPVIFNGQRWTKVSLGQ
- a CDS encoding cob(I)yrinic acid a,c-diamide adenosyltransferase, which encodes MKIYTRTGDTGGTALFGGGRVGKDHPRVEAYGDVDELNAALGLARSIEIMPRIDEVLVPIQRDLFAIGALLATPDHEKMRDHLTKARIDEERIAELERAIDQADAELEPLRSFIIPGGTPKAAALHVARTVCRRAERRVVHLAQDIELPALVITYLNRLSDLLFTLARLANKRAGAGEVTW
- a CDS encoding BamA/TamA family outer membrane protein → MAARRAVVFPAVFALVSALAWPAGPLAAQDLSCERGDREVRTLRFSGNREFPASVLAATVATMPSSFAGLPLVGERRCLDPVEFTRDVQRLETLYRRRGFPDVAVDTVVRTVRDGVIDITFAVREGEPMRVAAFALRGVDSDPELTAAARDFPMKVGGLFDRSALEAGRDTLVRRLRNHGWPQAEALLAYTTHTAERTADVEVTLVPGARARIGHITLDVDTSTGPRRVSDATVQRALALHSGDWYSARAIIDAQRNLYQTDVFQRVDLQPDSLQPPGDTIVNLTVRLVEGDRWAARGGLGWATLDCFRAQGTLTDRDFLPMAQRLELSARLSKIGIGAPLDQFPNFCQGQAQSDPYSRTLNYNTSMTLRQPVRANQARVPSLTVFSSTLSEYKAYLRRTPIGGVLSISDPFARRSSPRSPSSLSYQLELGRTEAEPAFFCAVFNACDAELRSFLQRNNRLAALEYAITRERVNDPLRPTQGTLVRATLRHASTFIGSDRTQQFNRAIGDASWYRMLGSATITAHLKAGVVQGSGQGGGVGRFIPPQERLYAGGPTTVRGFRQNELGPAVYIVSAFEEATENGQTYYRVSDKTQTERVVPTGGNTLVVGNLEAQWPSPIAPRLLQLAAFADGGRLWNRGSTVQGVQLTSNGPIVKITPGAGVRVASPFGAIRIDFGYNPYDLPAGAAYYNAPLQAGVAPLYCVSPGNRLAVRASDVAGAPAVQDAGVCPSSFRPARRSGILGRLNPSIWIGQAF
- a CDS encoding NAD(P)/FAD-dependent oxidoreductase, with the protein product MPTHPLRDITIIGGGPTGLFALFYAGMRGASAQIVDALPELGGQLTALYPEKYIFDVAGYPKVLAKDLVKALTEQASQFHQEAGLPVHLTQRVVGLEEEDGHYVLVTETDRFPTKSVVIAAGIGAFSPRKLPQAFAAEWYGRGVHALVSNPEGFRDRDVLIIGGGDSAFDWCAQLRDRAKSVTLIHRSDRFRAHAATVNEVQAAAALGDGRVNIFTFHELDAIHGDTTIAGVSIKDVKAKTSREIACDVILPMLGYVSDLGTLLDWGLNIEKDEILVTTQMETGRPGIYAAGDITTYSGKLKLIATGFGEAAIAVNQAVHHVYPEKKVNPGHSSNLAIFGQKDD